The Halomicrobium zhouii region TCGCTATAAGGATTACGTCCCTCTTTGGATAGTGATAAGTTAGTGGCATTGTGCCAGCGAACGAAGGTTTGAAGCCATGATTCGGCGGTTTCTGGTTCGACTTGACTGAAGCAATTCGAGAACAACGAGGTTCGACGCTTCAGTTCTCAAAAGATTCGTTCGACAGCGTTCGATTTCTGTGGCGAGACATCTGAAATCGGAGCCCAGGACGTTGCAGTGCAGTTTGGAGCACATGAGCGTCGTCAGCGACAAATCTAGCGGTTTCGACACTATGTTTATGCTGCAGATCTTATAGAGATCTCTTGGTAAGGGCCTATCCGGCGGGCAATTTGCCGAAACTCGACATCAAGAGGTCCACAACGAACGATTGAATACCCAGTGCTATCGACGGCGAGGGTTCAAATCGCACTCCAAAATACATTGATTAGTCCGTCTTTACCCCCACACTGGCGATCGGCTTCCGGCATTGATAACCAAGGATATTCCCCCACATCACTTTTCGCGTCAAACTAAACTTTGTCGTCGGTCCATGCAATAGCTATAGATGCGAGGAGGAGAAGAAACACGTGTGACATCCGAAAAGGCCATCGACGCGATCCGTCCTCTGGTCGAGGAACACTTCGAAAGGAAAGACGACGACTTCGTGCCGGGAGAGAGTACGATACAGCTCAGTCGGCCGACGTTCGGGCCCGACGAGGTGACTGAGGCCGTCGAATCGCTCCTCTCGACGTTCGTCACGATGGGCGAGAAAGTCGATCAGTTCGAAGAGAAGTGGTCGGACTACGTCGATACCCGGTACTCCCACATGGTGAATTCAGGGTCGTCAGCGAACCTGTTAGCACTGAAGGCACTGCAGGGAGACGTGATCGAACCGGGTGACGAGGTCATCGTTCCGGCCGTCGCGTGGTCGACGAGTCTGTTCCCCATCGTTGACATCGGAGCGGCACCAGTCCTCGTCGACATCGACCCGGAGACGTACACCATCGATCCAGAGGCCTTCGAGAATGCGATCTCCGACAGGACTGAGGCCGTGGTACTTGTCCACCTGCTCGGGAACCCGTGCGATCTGGACTCTATCGTCGATATCTGCGACGCTCACGACATTACCATCGTCGAGGACTGCTGTGAGGCACACGGTGCCAGATACGACGGGCAAGACGTCGGGACGTTCGGGGACGTCGGCACCTACAGCTTCTTCTTCTCCCATCACATCTCGACGATTGAGGGCGGGATGGTAATCACGGACGACGAGACGATCAGCGAACGAGTCCGAATGGCGCGAGCTCACGGCTGGATCCGCGAACTCGACGATACCGAAGACGTGACCGAGGCGCACCCCGACATCGATCCCCGGTTCCTCTTTGCGAGCCATGGCTACAACCTCCGGCCGACCGAGATTCAAGGCGCGTTCGGTATCCACCAGGTCGACAAACTGGACCAGTTCGTGAAGCAGCGGCGTCAGAACGCCGCGGAGATCACGAGCAGGCTCTCCGAATACGACGACGTATTCAGGTTCTTCGAAGAGGACGAACGTGCGTACTGTTCCTGGTTCGCGTATCCCTTCCAGGTCCGGGAAAGCGCACCGTTCTCACGCGACGATTTCCAGCGCTACCTCGAGGAGAACAACATCGAAACGCGGCCGATCCTAGCCGGGAACCTCGCACGCCAACCGATCCTCGAAGAAATCGACCATCGGGTATCGGGTGCTCTAAGTGGAGCACAGCAGATTCACGACACAGGGCTGTTCATCGGCAATCACCACCGGCTCGACGACGAGATGATCGACTACATCGTATCAATCGTCGAGGAATATGTCGAGTCACAAACTTGAACCAGTATCCATATAGGTAGCGATACGAACGAGCGTTCATGGACCTTCAGGGAAAACGAATCGTCGTCACGGGCGGTGCTGGGTTCCTCGGCTCCCACGTCGTCGAAGAGTTGGAGTCGCGTGGGTACTCTCACATCACGGTCCCGAGAAGCGATCAGTACGACCTGCGTGACCCCGACGACATCCAGTCTCTGTTCGACGACGAGAGCCCGGACGTCGTGATCCACCTCGCTGGCACAGTCGGTGGAATCGGCGTGATGGACGAAAAGCCGGGTGAGATATTCTACGATAACGCTATTATGGGTATCGAGCTGCTCGAGGCTGCGCGGCGGGCAGACGTCGAGAAGTTCGTTTCGATCGGGTCGGTGTGTGCGTACCCGAAACACACCTCGGTCCCGTTCGACGAGGAGTCGCTGTGGGACGGATACCCGGAAGAGACGCACGCGCCGTACGGGATCGCGAAGAAACTCCCGCTCGTACAGAGCCAGGCTTACCGACAGCAGTACGGGTTCGACGGGATCTATCTGCTACCCGTCAATCTGTACGGTCCCAGAGACGATTTCGACCCCGAGACGTCGCACGTCATTCCCTCGATCATCCGGAAAGTAGACGAGGCGATGCGTCGCGGCAACGATACGATCACGGCCTGGGGAACCGGTGAACCCACCCGTGAGTTCCTCTACGTGGAGGACGCCGCCGAGGCTATCGTCGAGGCGACGATATCATACGACGAACCTTTACCGATGAATCTCGGGTCCAGCGAAGAGATTTCGATCCGGGAACTGGTGAACATGATCATTGACACGATGGGATTCGACGGGGAGATCGTCTGGGACAGGTCGAAACCTGACGGACAACCGCGTCGGTGTCTCGACGTCTCCCGTGCGAGAGAGCACCTGAATTGGGAAGCGGCGACGGAATTCGACGATGGCCTTTCGGAAACGATCGAGTGGTATCGTGACAACAGGATCGACCTGATTGAGTAACGCAAAACGATTTAACTGAGGGAAACTGCGTAGGCATATCACATGTCTAAGAGAGCACTCATAACTGGCGTCACCGGACAGGACGGTTCTTATCTGGCAGAGATTCTACTAGATAAGGGATACGAAGTCCACGGAACCATTCGACGCGGATCTACGTTCAACACACAGCGTATCGACCATATCTTTCAGGATCCCCACGACGACCAGATCCCGTTTCATACGCACTACGGTGAGATGACCGATGCGAGCAATATCAGTCGATTGATCGAGGATATCGAGCCTGACGAAATCTACAATCTCGCCGCACAGAGCAACGTCGCAGTTTCGTTTGACCAGCCCCAGTACACTACGGACACCAACGCTCTCGGGACACTTCGAGTTCTGGATGCGATCCGTGAATCCAGAATCGATACTCGGTTCTATCACGCTTCTACCAGCGAACTCTACGGCGGTCAAACGAGTGAGCCGTTGAACGAACAGTCTCCGTTCCGGCCGCGTAGCCCGTACGCCTGTTCGAAACTGTACGCCCACTGGATCACTATCAACTACCGGCAGTCGTACGGCCTCCACGCTAGCAACGGGATCTGCTTCAATCACGAATCGCCTCGACGCGGGAAGCGATTCGTGACGCGAAAGATTACCCGCGCTGTTGCGAAGATCAACGCCGGCTACCAGGACAAACTGTATCTTGGCAACCTCGACGCGAAGCGCGACTGGGGATACGCTCCCGAGTATGTCGAAGGGATGTGGCAGATCGTGAATCAGGATGATCCGGACGATTACGTCCTCGCCACGGGCGAGACGAATACCGTCCGCGAGTTCGCGACGAAGGCCTTCGAGGTGATTGGAATTGACATCACGTGGGAAGGCGATGGCGTCGACGAACGGGGGATCGACAGTTCAACGGGCGAGAAGCTGGTCGAAGTCGATCCCCGGTACTTCAGGCCCAACGAGGTCGACACTCTCATCGGCGATCCGACCAGGGCAGAGACCGAACTCGGCTGGAAAGCCGAAACGTCGCTCGACGGGCTGGTCGAACGGATGGTCCAGAACGACGTCGACAAGGTTGAAACCGAGGGTGAAGTCGGTCTAGACTATCTGTGACGTACGGGGCTGGACCCATGAGCGGAACAGAAATCGAGCTGTTAGCGGAGATACATCTATCCCTCTGTAACCGTAGGGCGAGAGAATGAGAGACCGGCTCACCATGGACGTCAAAGGATTCAACGAACGGCATTTCGATCTCGTTATCTTGCTCGCACTGCTGTATCTGATTGTTTATTCTCTGTATCCGACGTATCTGGCATTCGAGACCACGCTAGAGCACGTCTTGATTATACTCTTCGTATTGTTGCATCTTTCCGGGTTCTACGCCTTCGCCCGGTATTACGATCTCAAACCTGTAGCATTTCGAATACCATCACCGCTCGAACCGAACAGATGGCTGACGCTGGCGGCCCTGGGATATCTCCTTCTTCAGGCCGTCGCAATGCCGAGGGTCATCCCCACTGGTGGCGATGTCGCGTCACACGCGACGATAAACTTCATCTTCCACAGACATATCAACAACGCCGGGTTGTTTGGAACCCCGGCGGTTGTGAAAGTAGCAGCAGTTCTGCTGATCCTGCTGGCACTACTGTATTGTATCTCAACAGTTGACCAAGTCAACCCCGCTCTCCTACTTGGTGGTGTCTTCGTTGTTGGCCTGCTTGCTCTCCGCTATGATATGACTACTGGTGAACAGATGAGGGCCAGCATGCCCGACTACTTCATCTCCAACGTCGTTCGATTCCCCCCGTTTGCCGCTCTGATTTACATCTTCTCGACTGCCCTGTTCGGCTACAGCGAACCGGTTATTCTGGGGATCCAGAGCGTTTTCTTCATTCTGTCGTCGATTGTCCTGTACAATCTCGCCAGACAGTATCGCGGCGAGACGGTCGCGCTTGGTGCGGCAGTGGTGTTTCTCTTCTCACCGATATCGATCTTTTACGGCCATCTCACGTATATTGAGCCAGCGATGACGTTCTTCATGCTGTTGTCTACGTATTATTTATTCCAATACGTACAATCCAAAGAGGTCTCAGAACTAGTGTTGGCCTCTATCCTCCTGTCGGCCGCCTTCCTTTTCAAACGGCCTGCAATCGTCGCTACACCCCTTCTCTTGTTGTCTGTCGTCTACTTGAACCGACATAACTGGACTATCACGATTCGAGATCTTACTGGTGTGTATCTCGGAACTGCACCGATGATACCGTGGCTCTACGTCAGCAACAAATACGTCTGGCGGAGCTACGATTTCACACCGGGAAATTGGCTCAGTGAATCAGCTTTCACGTATCTGTTTGCCCTTCCTGGCCAAGTCACTGTATTCGTGTCTGCGCTCTTTCTGGTAGGGCTTCCAGTAGCGGTGTACTCCGAGAGAGACGCGTTCACCGCCTATTCCATCGGAATAATCGGAATTTTCTACGTCTTCTTCACGTCAGACGCCTGGTTAGGAGTGCACCGGTTCGTGTTACCGTACCTTCCATTCGTGATCGTCATCGCGGTTTCCGCAATTTCAGTCGTCAAACGTTCAGTCGGCACCCAGCAGCTGAACTACGCTGTCGGTGGTCTCGTCATACTGGTCATTCTCTCCCAGCTCGCGATTCCGCCGGCTATCTCGGGATCGATGTATACGGTCTCGGACCAATCGGACACGCCCAGAGATGTTATAGCGGAGTACAGATACGATCTCGCTTTCCAATACGTTGACTCGACTGTTGCAGAGGACCAAGTCGTGATCTCGCTCCATCAGGCATGTTGCCCACCACACAGGTTTTATCTGCGAAAATCCGGGATGGGACGATCAATACTTGCTATCACGCCAGATAGTAAGGTCGAATCAGAGGCCGATTTAGCAGACGTTATCGTCAAGCGAGAAGCGGATGTTGTTTTAATTCCGGTGTACGGCAACACTATTATCTCTGAGCAGGCACTGGATTCCGTCAACCAGTACGGCTACGTCGACAACGTAACCAGTGTCGGTAACGGCCGTGGGACGATACGTATCATTCACGTAAATAAGACAGTGGCGGCAAGCACTACCAGCCCTCAATACTAGTCTAGACAAATCATCAGTATCGCGACTACCTCCAGAAGAGTTAATGTATTCGATTTTCGTTTTCCTAGCAATGGATGTATCTATAGTCATCTTAACGCTCAATGAGTACGAAGGAGTCAAAGAGATTCTTCCACGTATTCAAGATGAATGGGCGAACGAAATTCTCTTTGTGGATGGTGGGTCCACCGACGGTACGGTCGAATTCGCCAGAGAAAGTGGTTACCAAGTAGTCCAACAGTCTAAACCAGGACGAGGGAACGCCTTTAGGGAGGGGCTTGCGAAAACGTCCGGCGACATTATCGTCTTTTTCAGCCCCGACGGGAACGAAGTCCCAGAAGATATACCGAAACTCGTCGATCGAGTCAAAGACGGGTACGATATGGCCATCGCATCACGATTCGCTTCAGGGGCTGAGACAGATGATGCTACGCCGTTGCACTGGTTCGGCAATAGGCTGTTTACAGTGACAATTAATTCACTATTCGGCGGGTCGCTAATGGATGCGGTTAATGGATTCCGAGCTATCCGGCGAGACTGCATGGAATCAATAGATACAGATGCTGATCACTTCGACATCGAAGTGCAAATGACGATGCGGGCACTCAATGATGGATATTCTATCTGTGAGATCCCGACCCACGAGCCAGAACGAATCGGAGGCGAACCAGAGTTATCGACGTTTATCGATGGAATGCGGTTGATGCGAACAATTCTACGGGAGTACCACACGACGAAATTAAGGTGAGAGTTGGCCCACTAAAATTCTGCTGGAATGGGCAATGAGTAAGCCGAGTTCAATTTGTTTAACATCTTACTGCTCAAGAGCCAACGTCCACACCGACCAATGAAACACCGACGAATATGAGAAACGTTCCCACGAATGTCATTGTGTCTACTTGTTCGCCGAGCAGAAACGCACTCGTCAAAACCACCAGAGCATAGGTAAGCCCTAAAAATGGGAACGCAACTGAGAGATTGGTTTCCGTCAGTGTAACGACATAGAGAACTAAACTGAATCCATACAGCAAGATTCCAGCAACGAGTGGTATTGGGATAGAGGTAGCGAAAGAAACAGGACTAACTTGAGAAAATGAAGGAATGGAATCAGCCCCCAGTTTAAGTAACAACTGAGCACTAGTATTGAGCACCACCACAACTAGAAGTTGAAGGAGTATTCGATTCATAGAACGAAGGATTTCATGGGCACTCTGGACATTTTATACGGTTTGCTTAAAAGTGTGGCGTTTGCGATGGTGCAACTAAGTCGCTTGATTATTCGTGGTAGGTGAAATCTCAAGGGCGGCACCGATTTGTTCTACGCACGATTAATCGCCAATCTTGTAGTCTTTAACTCCTGCAAAGATGTGTGTCGATCTCTAGGGTGGAAAGGGTTCAGACAAACCAACATTGACACCACGCCAAAACAAATATGTGTGGATTATCCAACTGTTCGCGTATGGCCGCCTATCGGTTCCGGGTCAAGTATGACTGTGAGCCGACGTCGCTGTGGCGGGACATCGTCGTCGGCGCGGAAAGGACCATCGCTGAGTTACAAACAGAAATTAACGCCGCGGTCGGACTCGACCAAGATCACCTGTGGTTCGTCGGGACCGACGAAAACTACTGGAACAGCGACGTCGCCTGCCAGAATCCACGAGAGTACGAAGAATAACCCAGTCCCAGCCCGTTGCCGGACCTCGGGCAGAGTGAGAACGCGGGCCCCGTAACCATTGGTGAGCTGACCCGACAGCTCGGGCTCGAACAGTACGACCGGATTAGCTACCTCTACGACTACGGGGACGAGTGGCGCTTCTACGGCATCCTCAAAGAGATACTGAGCGACGAGCCGAACGACGCGGAGCCGACGGTCGTGAAAGCGAAGGGCGACTCCATTGACCAGTACGAACGGACGAGCCCAAGCGAAAGCGCTGACGACGAAGCCCTGCCGGACCCCCTCGATTCGGTGCTCCCCGAGACCGCCGTGCCCGTCGCGGATCTCCGCGCGTTAGAAGACCGGGACGACGTCGTCCACGTCATCCCGCTGCTCTCCGTCGAAACCGGGTTCGGCGCCGTCTGCGAGCGCTTCGCCATCCAGTTCGAGGACCACGGGTACGTCCTCGAAAATTTCCAGCCCGGCTGGCAGGTCGTCGCGGACGTCGACGGGGGCAACGAAACGGAAGAGAACCTCTTGGCCGACCTCGCGTCGGCGGTGCGCGACTGGCACGCCGAAATCGCGGAGATCTCGGGGGCGATGACGGGCCAGCACTTCGACGAGGAGACCGTCGAGTCGATGCACGTCGAACTGGACGCGGAACTCGAACGGAAGGGCTACGGGCACCTGTAACCCCGCTGGAGTCTTTCTCCTGTCACGATGGCATATTCCAGTCCACGTGAGACGGCCGTCGAATCGATGAGCGCTGGCGAAGTGGAAGCCCTACCCGGCCGGGCGGTTGCTGAGCGGCAAGGAAGCGTGACCCGCCGCGGACGCGGCGGGTTCGGGAAGGGGGGTGGGGAATTCATTCGAGAGCGCGTGCCGAAGGCCGCGCGAGCGATAGCTGTCCCTGGAGTCTTCGTGAGCGAAGCGAACGAAGGCTCAGGAGACGAGCAAAGCGAGTCTCCTGGTGGACTGAAAGGGCGAGGCCGGTCGCGGGGGCTGAGCCGGGCCCTATCCGAGCGACGGAGGAGCGAGGATATCCCGCTCAGGGCGCGCGAGCGCGCCGAGGGCTTTCGACGTGTTTGCAGTGCCACAACTCACGTCGACCGGAATACCCATTATGACCGCGATAATATTATCGCACGCATAATGATCGACAGGGAGGCAGAACGGGAGTGGGCCACCTCACACCTCGAGAGGGACGACCGTCAGCTCCTGGTTCTCTATGGCCGACGCCGCGTCGGGAAGACGACGCTCGTCACGCACGTCCTCGAACAGTCCGACACACAGTCGGTATACTATCTCTGTGATCAGCGAGGCACGGAGCCGAACGCACGCGCGTTCGCCGAGCAGTGTGCGGACGCGCTCGACGACGTCCCACCGGCCGTCGACGGCTTCGTGGACGCGTTCCGGTACCTCGCCAGGCGCGTCGACGGGCCATTCGTCGTCGCACTCGACGAGTTCTCGTATCTCGTGGCGGAAGACGAGAGCGTCCCGTCGGTGTTCCAGACCATCGTCGACGACGTCCTCGACGGGACCGAGATCTCGCTCGTCCTGCTCGGGTCGTCAATTTCGATGATGGAGGAGGGGGTTCTGAGCTACGAGAGTCCGCTCTATGGCCGTCGAACCGGGCAGTGGCGGCTGGAACCGATGACAGCGGGACAGGCGGCGGGGTTCTTTCCGGAATACGACGCCGAAGCACTGGTCCGCACCTATGGCGTCGTCGGCGGGATCCCGGCGTACCTCGCACAGTTCGACGCCGACGCGGACCTGCTGACGAACGTCGAAAGACACGTCCTCTCGAAAGGGGCATTCCTCTACGAGGAACCGGAATTTCTGCTTCGCCAGGAACTCAGGGAACCCGCGACGTACATGGCTATCCTCGAAGCGATCGCGGGCGGCGCGAGTCGAGTCACCGAAATCGCGAACGAAATCGGGAAGGACGCGAGTGGGCTGTCCAGATACCTCGCAAACCTCGACGGACTCGCACTCGTCGAGCGAGAGACGCCGGTTACGGACCCCGACGGTCGGGGGATGTATCGACTGAGCGATCACTTTCTCCGGTTCTGGTTTCGCTACGTCCTGCCGAACCGAGCCACGCTCGAACAGGGACACACGACACCGGTCCGCAGAGCGGTCGAGGAGACCTTTCCCACGCACGTTAGCTGGACGTTCGAAGACGTCTGCCGACAGGCGGTTCGAACGCCGGCGTTTCCGGTGCGGTGTTCGCGGGTCGGCCGCTGGTGGTACAATGAGATGGAGGTCGACGTGGCGGGCGTGAACGAACGGGACGAGACGCTGCTGCTCGGCGAGTGCAAGTGGACCGCAGACGCTGTGGGCCGCGGGCTGCTCGCCGACCTGGAGGCGACAGAACCGAACGTCCGCTGGCACGGAAGCGAACGTTCGGTCAGCTACGCGCTCTTCTCCAAGTCTGGATTTACCCCGGACTTACGGGACGTGGCGGCAGAACGCGACGACGTCCACCTGCTTTCGGTCCAGGATCTGATGGAGCTCTTCTGACGGGCGAGTCGATGGCGGTGACCCGCCGACAGTCGAACTGCGAGGAACCGAGTCGCAGCCGAAGCCCGTCGACTCCGCGACGAATTCTCGTGAGCCCGATCGGGAACGAAAGCGATGAGCGCCCACGACCTTCTATCTGTCCGGCCCAATCGGATCGCGACGTCATCGAGGACCTCGAACGAAGCCGAATGCATCTTCGCGAGTTTCGTTACGCTCAGGTTTCGGATAGCCAGACTGCACTGGCAAAACGCTTGTATACATCGCACACAAAGCATACGCCATGGGAACGATCTCCGCCCGGGTGCCCGATGAACTCGAATCTGATCTCGAGGAGTACCTCGAAGACGAGCACCTCGACAGGAGTACGGCCGTCCGGAAGCTCCTCACGGAAGGGCTCGAAGAGTGGCGTCGCGAACGAGCGCTCGAACGGCTCGCCGACGGTCGCATCACGTTTAGCAGGGCGGCAGAGGTCGCCGACATGTCGGTCTGGGACTTCGCCCGGTTGGCGAAGGAACGCGACATCACGTGGGTGTCGGGCGACCACGTCGGCGACGACCTCGAGGACCTGTGAATGTGGGTCTTCGACGCGACGCCGCTCATCTACCTCGCGAAAGTGAATCGGCTCGACGTTGTTGAGTTCCTTGACGACCCCCGTCTCGTTCCAGAACCTGTGTACGGCGAAGTCGTCGACGCCGGTCTCGAAGCGGGATATCCCGGCGCGCGTCGGATCGAACGACAGGTCGACGACGGCGTCTTCGAAGTTGCCGCTGTTCCCGAGACGAGTCTCGCAACACGACTCGAAGACAACGACAGCCTCAGCGAAGCAGACGTCGCCGTGCTCGTCTGTGCAGCCGAACGGGACGCCGTCGCAGTGATGGACGAAGCCTACGGTCGCGACGTCGCGGCGACCGAGGGGATCGACACGCGAGGAACTGCCTACCTCGTCTTGTCTGCGGTATCCGATGGGACGATCAGCGTTCAGGAAGGCCGGGATATCATCGACAAGATGATAGACGCTGGCTGGTTCTGTGCGCCCGACGTATACACCCGCATCGTCGGCAAGCTCGACTCGTTCGAGAAGTGAGCGGTTACCAATCTCGCGAATCAATAGCGGGTGCGAGTGAGAAGTACGGCCGAACAGTAGACCGTTCCGCAACGGTTAAAACTCGGCCTGCCATTTCTCTATTTGCTACCACACGGGCCGGTGGGGTAGCTTGGTATCCTTCGGCCTTCGGGTGGCCGTAACCGCAGTTCGAATCTGCGCCGGCCCACTTCTCTCGCAACGCAATACGAGGAGCGTCAGCGACGAGTATCCGTTGGTGGAAGTGGGCACGCAGATTCGAGCAAGGAAGTCACAGCCCGCGCAGCGAAGCGAGCAGGAATGTCTTCCCGTGTTCGAATCTGCGCCGGCCCATTTCCTGTCGCAATCAAGCCCACGAGCTACAGGTCACTCCATCGGGCCCATTTCGAGCAAGAGATTGCATGCACGAAAGCCTGGTAGCATGCATTACCCTCTGCAAATCTCGCATCTCCACCGATAACCGTCTCGTCGCAACAGCCCCACCGACCATCACAACCCAAAATCGATGTCAGCCTTTTAGAAGCCGGTAGAAGCGCCCATATTCAATGTCCTTCCGGTATCGTAGATTCACATTCGGCCAAAACGTCCGCAAGTGGCCTTCGTATAACATACGAAACGGAACTAGGAACTAGCCGAACGAACCGATAAACCACAGCCACACGTGCTAATTCGGGTATAGAGGCGATTTCACAGCTGATCTCATTCAGTCCGTGACCGGACGACATCGAAATCTTACCGGCTAAAATCTTCACAATCGGTTCCCGTCTGCCGGTTTCAATACGTATCGAATCCCCGTTCTCGATGCCCACGTCGCTCGTACGCGAGTATACTTCCAGGTTGGTCCGAGAACGCGGTGAATCGAAATCGGGTCGTACGGGCAGTTTCTTGGCCTAAAACGAGGGACTGGACAATCCTGGTAATAGGTCCTATTCCTGTCGCCATCGTAGACAGCTATGTCCAGTCTGTGATCCTCAGTACGGCCGCCGAGTCAATTTCCTAGATCCGATATCAGCCGGGTCGGCACCGCTTCTAGCGGACGTTCGAGCAGTTCGTGAACGGCAAACGAGCGCCGCAGGCCGCCCGATAGGCGGGCTCGGTCGCGCTCGGCCACTGACACCGAGTATGAAAACTGGCGGTGCGACTAAACGCGGTGAGAGAACAGCACCGATGCCCACGGAAGTGGCAGAATGAACGATCGGTTTGAGGTACAAAATCGCCGGAAGGTAACCGATTGTGAATATCGGCGCTCCTAAAAACGTCTACATTCCGAAGCGAACCACCGGCAAAGAGAACAGCATCCACGAATCAACCACGAGGTCTCCCCGGACTACGCTCAGTGCCGCATCGCAACGACCAGCGCTAACCCGGCGACGATCAGCATCGCGAATACAGCCATCGACAGCCACTGCACGTCCAGCGAGGCTACACCGGCATCATTTGCTCTCCTTCAGAAATAGCGGTTATATAGTCTCTAATTTTCATAACTTTAATTTCTACTTGGCTCGAAAGATACTCCGGAAGCCAGAGCCGGCCCGCTCGAATCGCGGACGTGGCGCGCGACGGTTACCGTACACCGACGGGGGAGCACTACGCGCGACGGCCAGTTGTCGGCGTTCGAACGGCTCTTTAGCGTCACGTGACGTCTGGTCATCACCCGTGGCACCGCCCACCGCGACGACGCCGACAGCGGTTCAGGACGTGCGCCGTCGTCGATCGCGGCCACGCCGTCGAGACCGGGCCGCGCGAAGAAGGCGAACCGGACACCACGATGGAACTCACCGCGCCACTCCGTGGAACGCTGTTGCTCGCAGTCGTCGTCCTGGTGGGGGGACCACCGACGGCGGAGCTGGTGGTGTACCCGCTGGCCGACGCGGAAGACGTCAGGGCGACCGTCGTCGACCGTATGGTTCTGCTGCTCGTCGGCGTCCCGGCGCTGACCGCGTTCGCCGCTGCCACCGCACTGTTGCTCGCGACGAGCACCGGCGGGCTCCCGCTCTCGGTTACCGGGGGACGTGCGCTCCTGGCGACCGAGTGGGGGCCGGTCTGGGTCGCCCAGACGGCGGTCACCCTGGGGCTCGGGCTGGTCGCGGTCGTCGGCATCCTGGGCCTCGTCGTGGTGCCGCGTCGATGGTGGCTCAGGGGTGCCACCGCCGGCGGCGTCCTCGTCCTGCTGGCCGTCTGTGTATCGGGGTACTCGACCGTCGTTCCCGACGCCCGCGTCGCGATCGCGCTCAAGTTCGGGCACATGGCCGGTGCGGCGGTCTGGACCGGTGGCCTCGTCGCGCTCACGACGGTCTGTCCGCCGGTGCTCCGGGCGGTCGACGAGGACGCGAGACGTCGGGCGGTGGCGCGAGCGATCCGGTCGTTCTCGCCCATCGCCGTCGGCGGCGTCACGCTGGCCAGCGTCGCCGGCCTGCTCATCGCCGTCTGGCACCTCCCGGGGCCGACGACGGTGCGGACCTCCGCCTACGGCGTCGTCCTCGCGGTGAAGGTGGCGTTCGCGCTCGCCGCCGCGGGCCTCGGCGGGGTCAACCGCTTGCTCCTGTTGTCCCGACTCCAGCCCGCGGCCTGTCGCCGTCGGACGGCCGGCCGTCGACTGCTCTCCCGCCTCCCGCACGGCGGCGCCGCGAACGCCACCGGCCGGGGCGCGACGCAGTCGTTCGTCTGGGC contains the following coding sequences:
- a CDS encoding DMT family transporter, whose product is MNRILLQLLVVVVLNTSAQLLLKLGADSIPSFSQVSPVSFATSIPIPLVAGILLYGFSLVLYVVTLTETNLSVAFPFLGLTYALVVLTSAFLLGEQVDTMTFVGTFLIFVGVSLVGVDVGS
- a CDS encoding UPF0175 family protein; this translates as MGTISARVPDELESDLEEYLEDEHLDRSTAVRKLLTEGLEEWRRERALERLADGRITFSRAAEVADMSVWDFARLAKERDITWVSGDHVGDDLEDL
- a CDS encoding ATP-binding protein — protein: MIDREAEREWATSHLERDDRQLLVLYGRRRVGKTTLVTHVLEQSDTQSVYYLCDQRGTEPNARAFAEQCADALDDVPPAVDGFVDAFRYLARRVDGPFVVALDEFSYLVAEDESVPSVFQTIVDDVLDGTEISLVLLGSSISMMEEGVLSYESPLYGRRTGQWRLEPMTAGQAAGFFPEYDAEALVRTYGVVGGIPAYLAQFDADADLLTNVERHVLSKGAFLYEEPEFLLRQELREPATYMAILEAIAGGASRVTEIANEIGKDASGLSRYLANLDGLALVERETPVTDPDGRGMYRLSDHFLRFWFRYVLPNRATLEQGHTTPVRRAVEETFPTHVSWTFEDVCRQAVRTPAFPVRCSRVGRWWYNEMEVDVAGVNERDETLLLGECKWTADAVGRGLLADLEATEPNVRWHGSERSVSYALFSKSGFTPDLRDVAAERDDVHLLSVQDLMELF
- a CDS encoding CopD family protein, with the translated sequence MELTAPLRGTLLLAVVVLVGGPPTAELVVYPLADAEDVRATVVDRMVLLLVGVPALTAFAAATALLLATSTGGLPLSVTGGRALLATEWGPVWVAQTAVTLGLGLVAVVGILGLVVVPRRWWLRGATAGGVLVLLAVCVSGYSTVVPDARVAIALKFGHMAGAAVWTGGLVALTTVCPPVLRAVDEDARRRAVARAIRSFSPIAVGGVTLASVAGLLIAVWHLPGPTTVRTSAYGVVLAVKVAFALAAAGLGGVNRLLLLSRLQPAACRRRTAGRRLLSRLPHGGAANATGRGATQSFVWAIRVEVLVLVAVMLLSVILTAVLSVPAGTGQLNATGSEFRSVLLVGAMAVAAVGFTTFGYEVTEVRRERPPT
- a CDS encoding DUF3368 domain-containing protein, which produces MWVFDATPLIYLAKVNRLDVVEFLDDPRLVPEPVYGEVVDAGLEAGYPGARRIERQVDDGVFEVAAVPETSLATRLEDNDSLSEADVAVLVCAAERDAVAVMDEAYGRDVAATEGIDTRGTAYLVLSAVSDGTISVQEGRDIIDKMIDAGWFCAPDVYTRIVGKLDSFEK